In Corythoichthys intestinalis isolate RoL2023-P3 chromosome 4, ASM3026506v1, whole genome shotgun sequence, a genomic segment contains:
- the LOC130915358 gene encoding uncharacterized protein K02A2.6-like has protein sequence MGRLWINALRVNWLEVRQQSDGSSQLQVILDKNEEVFREARTVQYAIRDKVEADLDALVKSGVLEPVNTSEWATPIVPVPKKNGGIRTCADFKVTLNPVLCVEQYPLPLIDDLFAGLSGGQKFSKIDLNQAYLQMHVDEESREWLTINTHKGLFRYCRLPFGITSAPALFQRAMDQILSELPGVQCYLDDILCTGADEEHLRNLDAVLKRLRQYGLRVRKDKCEFLRPSVEYLGHVIDHEGLLKAPSKTKAIVDATAPENVSQLRSFLGLLNYYRRFIPNLASLLKPLHELLCKDVKWKWTNECNKAFRNAKNALISSEVLTHFNPSYPIQLACDASPYGVGSVISHVFPNGDERPIAFASRTLNKAESNYAQLEREALSIIFGVRKFHQYLYGRKFTLLKDHRPLTTILGPLAGIPSLAAARLQRWALLLSAHSYDIKYRKSDLHCNADGLSRLPLPVTKHEPTSVDIFYFRNVEHAPISASQVKRATRNDPDLSVVMDMVIKGQTKCENTALKPFLDRRWELSVQSGCLLWGRRVIVPQSLRAKMLAQLHAGHSGIVKMKEMARSYFWWPGLDKQIEETVKSCSSCQKIAIDAHSKWPEVAIMKSTTSEKAIEKLGEMFSRFGAPAQLVSDNGPQFVSKEMVEFLQANGVQHIKSAPYHPATNGLAERFVQTLKHALKASQVQSTLHQRLHEFLLKYRTSVHATTKVSPASLMFSREIRTGMGLLKPPTLSEIVQMDQRKQVKYRDLHSKNRVFAPGDSVLARSYQSKEKWAPATIIAQTGPVSYTVQTADGVWRRHVDQLLGTPDTTPELSIDCDDTGSVTIPEMSSLPDVPKIPEMSSLPDVSNPNNPAVMVSNSTNAQTEPETVSEPVSTSGKSEVTVECRYPARDRRPPDRLDL, from the coding sequence ATGGGACGACTGTGGATTAATGCACTTCGTGTAAATTGGCTAGaagttcggcagcagtcagacgGTTCTTCACAACTACAAGTCATCCTGGACAAGAATGAAGAGGTTTTCCGTGAGGCTAGGACAGTGCAGTATGCTATTCGTGACAAAGTCGAGGCTGACCTGGATGCGTTGGTCAAAAGTGGTGTTTTGGAACCAGTCAACACCAGCGAATGGGCGACACCAATTGTGCCGGTTCCGAAAAAGAATGGCGGAATTCGCACATGTGCCGATTTTAAAGTGACTTTGAATCCGGTGCTTTGTGTGGAGCAGTACCCACTTCCATTGATCGATGATTTGTTTGCAGGTCTGAGCGGTGGTCAAAAATTCAGCAAAATTGACCTCAACCAAGCTtatctgcagatgcatgtggatGAAGAATCACGGGAGTGGCTGACAATTAACACGCACAAGGGACTTTTCAGATATTGCAGATTACCTTTTGGCATCACATCTGCTCCTGCTCTGTTTCAACGGGCTATGGATCAAATTTTGAGTGAATTGCCAGGAGTACAATGTTACTTGGATGACATTCTCTGCACCGGTGCCGACGAGGAGCATCTTCGCAACCTGGATGCTGTCTTAAAAAGGCTAAGGCAGTATGGTCTTCGAGTGCGCAAGGATAAATGTGAATTTTTGAGACCATCGGTGGAGTATCTCGGGCATGTGATAGACCACGAAGGACTACTCAAGGCTCCATCAAAGACAAAGGCAATTGTGGATGCAACCGCCCCAGAAAATGTGAGTCAGCTTAGATCTTTTTTAGGTCTATTGAACTATTATAGACGGTTTATTCCCAATTTGGCATCACTTCTTAAACCATTGCATGAGCTGTTGTGCAAAGATGTAAAATGGAAATGGACGAATGAGTGTAACAAAGCTTTTCGAAATGCAAAAAACGCCCTGATTTCATCAGAGGTTCTCACTCATTTCAACCCTTCATATCCAATACAGCTGGCATGTGATGCTTCACCCTATGGGGTGGGTTCTGTCATCTCCCACGTGTTCCCGAACGGAGATGAAAGACCAATTGCTTTCGCATCGAGAACACTTAACAAAGCAGAGTCAAACTATGCTCAATTGGAACGAGAAGCATTGAGCATTATTTTTGGTGTGAGGAAGTTCCACCAATATTTGTATGGAAGGAAGTTTACTCTGTTAAAGGATCACAGACCACTGACAACGATTTTGGGACCTCTTGCAGGAATCCCTTCACTGGCTGCTGCACGTCTTCAGAGGTGGGCTTTGTTGTTATCAGCTCACTCATACGACATCAAGTATCGTAAATCTGATTTGCATTGCAATGCTGATGGACTTTCGAGGTTGCCGCTTCCTGTCACAAAACATGAACCTACCTCAGTGGACATATTCTATTTCCGAAATGTTGAACATGCACCAATTTCAGCGTCGCAAGTGAAACGTGCAACTCGGAACGACCCCGACCTGTCAGTCGTCATGGACATGGTCATTAAAGGACAAACCAAGTGTGAGAACACCGCTCTCAAACCTTTTTTGGATAGGAGGTGGGAACTTTCTGTTCAATCGGGTTGTTTGCTGTGGGGGAGGAGAGTGATTGTGCCACAGTCATTGCGTGCTAAAATGCTTGCGCAACTGCATGCAGGTCACAGTggtattgttaaaatgaaagaaatggcgAGAAGTTATTTTTGGTGGCCAGGATTAGATAAACAGATCGAAGAGACGGTAAAAAGTTGTTCATCTTGCCAGAAGATTGCTATCGATGCCCATAGTAAGTGGCCAGAGGTAGCTATCATGAAATCAACCACATCGGAAAAGGCAATTGAGAAGTTAGGGGAGATGTTTAGTCGTTTCGGAGCCCCTGCACAACTCGTCTCAGACAACGGGCCCCAATTTGTGTCAAAAGAAATGGTTGAATTCCTGCAAGCCAATGGGGTTCAACACATTAAGTCGGCTCCCTATCACCCGGCAACCAATGGCTTGGCAGAGAGGTTTGTGCAGACCCTCAAACATGCTCTCAAAGCATCACAAGTGCAAAGTACACTCCATCAGAGACTACACGAATTTCTCCTCAAATACCGAACATCTGTGCATGCAACTACCAAAGTATCGCCTGCGAGCCTCATGTTTTCTCGAGAGATACGAACTGGCATGGGTCTTCTGAAACCACCAACCCTGAGCgagattgttcaaatggatcaaCGGAAGCAAGTCAAGTACAGAGACCTGCATTCCAAGAACCGAGTTTTTGCACCTGGTGACTCTGTTCTGGCCCGGAGTTACCAGAGTAAGGAAAAGTGGGCCCCTGCCACCATCATTGCTCAAACTGGGCCTGTTTCCTACACCGTTCAGACAGCTGATGGTGTTTGGCGTCGCCATGTGGATCAATTGTTGGGAACACCAGACACTACTCCAGAACTGTCTATTGATTGTGATGATACTGGCAGTGTAACtataccagaaatgtctagcttaccggatgtgccaaaaataccagaaatgtctagcttaccggATGTGTCAAACCCAAACAATCCCGCTGTAATGGTGTCTAATTCAACCAATGCACAAACGGAACCTGAAACGGTATCGGAACCTGTTTCCACAAGTGGGAAATCGGAAGTGACTGTTGAATGTCGTTATCCTGCACGCGACAGGCGACCACCTGATAGATTGGATTTATAA